The Silurus meridionalis isolate SWU-2019-XX chromosome 16, ASM1480568v1, whole genome shotgun sequence genome has a segment encoding these proteins:
- the tspan2b gene encoding tetraspanin-2 — protein MGKVEGGMKCVKYLLFIFNFIFWLMGSLVLAVGLWLRLENDTVALLDGDTAPATFFIGVYILIAAGGLVMLVGFFGCCGAVRESQCLLGSFFACLLIIFAAEVAAGVFGFLNKNTIIEDIQMFYAESAKGNSTAILSSYHRVLNCCGTKDTQKTVCPTSPPDTQNCQEAIQDFFNSKLFIIGYVGIGIAGVMIIGMIFSMVLCCAIRNSREVL, from the exons aTGGGGAAAGTGGAAGGTGGAATGAAATGCGTGAAATACCTGCTCTTCATATTCAACTTCATATTCTGG TTAATGGGTTCTCTGGTGTTGGCTGTCGGTTTGTGGTTGCGGTTGGAAAATGACACGGTCGCTCTCCTGGATGGCGACACGGCACCGGCCACCTTCTTCattg GAGTGTACATCCTGATCGCAGCAGGAGGTTTGGTGATGTTGGTGGGGTTTTTCGGATGCTGCGGTGCCGTGCGAGAGTCTCAGTGTCTCCTCGGCTCG TTCTTTGCCTGCCTCCTGATCATCTTCGCAGCTGAAGTTGCCGCTGGGGTGTTCGGATTCCTGAATAAAAACACG ATTATTGAAGACATTCAGATGTTTTATGCAGAATCTGCCAAAGGTAACAGCACAGCGATTCTCAGCAGCTACCATCGAGTC CTGAATTGTTGCGGCACCAAGGATACACAAAAAACTGTGTGTCCCACCTCCCCACCTGACACTCAG AACTGTCAAGAAGCTATCCAAGACTTTTTCAATAGCAAACTCTTTATCATCGGATACGTCGGGATCGGAATCGCTGGCGTCATG ATTATCGGGATGATCTTCAGCATGGTCCTCTGCTGTGCGATCCGGAACAGCCGCGAGGTCCTCTAA